In Ptiloglossa arizonensis isolate GNS036 chromosome 6, iyPtiAriz1_principal, whole genome shotgun sequence, a single window of DNA contains:
- the Yip1d1 gene encoding yip1 domain-containing 1, with amino-acid sequence MSGYTNQEDYWRQPSQGQYNFDSPNNFDSNQQFEFQTYSDQPSENYSLYTQKTYLSHSQSPYNGDEEEEPPLLEELGIDPDRILQKTLAVLNPFHRRGQIDDANYLLQDSDLAGPVTFCLVLAAFLSIAASKAYFGYVYGLAVISCILMYCLLSLMSNTNNITLSAVASILGYCLLPVVALAGLSIFLKLQGLIGLLLAVLAVCWATLSASRFLSTISGEANQRLLVAYPCALLYGAFTLIVIF; translated from the exons ATGTCAGGCTATACAAACCAAGAGGATTACTGGAGACAACCGTCCCAAGGCCAATATAATTTTGATTCTCCCAACAATTTTGATTCTAACCAACAATTCGAGTTCCAGACATACAGTGATCAACCGTCTGAAAATTATTCCTTGTATACGCAAAAAACTTACCTCAGCCACAGTCAAAGTCCATACAATGGCG ATGAAGAGGAGGAACCACCGCTCCTGGAAGAACTAGGCATAGATCCTGATCGAATATTACAAAAAACGTTGGCTGTATTAAATCCATTTCATAGAAGAGGACAAATTGACGATGCAAATTATTTACTCCAAGATTCTGATTTAGCTGGCCCAGTAACATTTTGCTTAGTACTTGCCGCTTTTCTCTCAATAGCTGCCTCGAAGGCATATTTTGGTTATGTTTATGGCTTGGCAGTAATATCATGTATATTAATGTATTGTCTTTTGTCTTTAATGAGCAATACCAACAATATAACATTATCTGCAGTAGCATCTATTCTAGGATATTGTTTACTACCTGTAGTAGCACTTGCTGGTTTaagtatttttcttaaattacaaGGTCTTATTGGGTTACTTCTTGCAGTGCTCGCAGTTTGTTGGGCAACACTTTCTGCATCTAGATTTCTTTCTACTATATCTGGAGAAGCAAATCAACGTCTCCTTGTTGCTTATCCTTGTGCTCTTCTTTATGGCGCGTTCACATTAATAGTTATATTCTAA
- the LOC143148003 gene encoding mariner Mos1 transposase, with the protein MENRKQHFRHILLFYYRKGKNAVQARRKLCDMYGEDVLTERQCQKWFAKFRSGNFDVEDARRSGRPVEADEDKIKTLIDANRRITTREIAERLNLSNSTVHDHVKCFGLISKLHIWVPRFLSERNLLRRINDCDLLLKRQENDPFLKRIITGDEKWVVYKNVKRKRSWSKKDEPAQTTSKVDIHQKKVMLSVW; encoded by the coding sequence ATGGAAAATCGAAAGCAGCATTTTCGGCATATTTTACTCTTTTACTATCGAAAAGGTAAAAATGCAGTTCAAGCAAGGCGAAAATTATGTGATATGTATGGAGAAGATGTATTAACTGAACGACAATGTCAAAAATGGTTTGCAAAATTTCGTTCCGGCAATTTCGATGTTGAAGATGCACGACGTTCAGGAAGGCCCGTTGAAGCCGATGAAGACAAAATAAAGACATTGATAGATGCAAACCGCCGAATAACAACTCGTGAGATTGCTGAGAGGTTAAATTTGTCAAATTCGACCGTTCATGATCACGTGAAATGTTTTGGCTTAATTTCAAAACTTCACATATGGGTTCCACGTTTTCTTTCAGAACGAAATTTACTTCGTCGCATTAACGACTGTGATTTGCTTCTCAAACGTCAAGAAAATGATCCATTTTTGAAGCGAATCATTACTGGCGACGAGAAATGGGTTGTTTACAAAAATGTTAAGCGCAAGAGATCATGGAGTAAAAAAGATGAACCAGCTCAAACCACTTCAAAAGTCGATATTCACCAAAAAAAGGTTATGCTATCTGTTTGGTGA